The proteins below come from a single Zea mays cultivar B73 chromosome 8, Zm-B73-REFERENCE-NAM-5.0, whole genome shotgun sequence genomic window:
- the LOC103634898 gene encoding protein ALWAYS EARLY 2 isoform X2: MGPSKGSRTINKIIVKGSEYQQQHDDPSSSSKAKQKRRKLSDFDPKWSKDELTNFYEAYRQYGMDWRKISIAIGTKSSDMVQSLFTLHRTFLSLPEHQATAMGFIALVTGHHNASEKTTTHRGYDHVVRASGKARKHGEKPKSIDGPDLPNCQEAKISGFSDLFQSRYYGELVRYIRNHAVRRRTPRIPAIVSADRSTIDEATPGIENVISSTKRKYEAANNDSAIVPTNKYSPDRVSGFAEAHKAGQDHCLLETIGTGHVATCQQHSKKTRIQQTMEEGQTGVVDHETTMASKEGNKPVDLLNNNQLFIDNISEDDMLVLDVLCSLMNAPSKMPKLEINIPSGSVGKTDSTLSQRREEGHPTIDLSKQGKPVGKSSASKTRKKKYKILDAEVPAVAQNVCGNSLALPETLRVVITDDSSLCTDSGRVGIPEASEDIPAEVPSAQTETKPEVRMSGRTRRKSQMHCKTKHMSCNEGSDNLQAKKLLHCLSSEPLRRWCTYEWFYSAVDYPWFSSNEFVHYLDHAKLSHLSRLTIPEWGTIRSSLGIPRRFSNYFLAVEKENLEDYREKVRKIYAQLSDGSRDFLPADLARPFSIGQQVIVRHPNSRELCDGKVVMMGPDCYKVHFDDPDIGVDIVKDTDCMPVNWLYNRPDNMRSCLSNDAYSILEMDHIPDLTASENEDHAVNGSTVLEGLKSLRLTSDRQPKAESIVNSERPPYRSTSDSPAKSRDCPDNNSAGHYDELESYIAAFAERSLSQARQMVDKAMQANPGGNEDEKVCTSNQVAGCAGPGFEPARGAQLPSDLISNGIATVLSIKSLSDSRHPFANVAGVLDHACSMLRPSCPQNLALYDQIKRDIGIIKTQIFALMPTALGNCSPPVPPM, encoded by the exons ATGGGCCCATCAAAGGGTTCTCGAACTATTAACAAGATCATAGTAAAAGGATCTGAATATCAACAGCAGCATGATGATCCATCTAGTTCAAGCAAAGCTAAACAGAAA AGGAGGAAACTCTCAGACTTTGATCCCAAATGGAGCAAGGATGAACTTACAAATTTTTATGAAGCCTACCGTCAATATGGGATGGACTGGAGAAAG ATCAGCATAGCGATAGGCACTAAGTCATCGGACATGGTGCAGTCTCTTTTCACTTTACATCGG ACTTTCTTATCTCTTCCAGAACATCAAGCCACTGCCATGGGATTTATTGCGCTGGTGACTGGTCATCACAATGCTTCG GAGAAAACCACGACTCATAGAGGATATGATCACGTAGTCAGAGCATCTGGAAAGGCAAGGAAACATGGTGAAAAACCGAAATCAATTGATGGACCTGACCTGCCCAACTGTCAAGAAGCGAAAATTTCTGGATTTTCAGATTTATTCCAGAGTCGATACTATGGCG AATTGGTCAGGTACATCCGAAATCATGCTGTTCGGAGGCGTACTCCTCGTATACCAGCTATAGTTTCTGCAGACAGGAGTACCATTGATGAGGCCACACCAGGAATTGAAAATGTCATCAGTTCTACCAAGAGAAAATATGAAGCAGCCAATAACGACTCTGCTATTGTCCCAACAAATAAGTACTCTCCTGACAGAGTTTCTGGCTTCGCTGAAGCACACAAGGCTGGTCAAGATCATTGTTTGTTGGAGACCATAGGAACTGGGCATGTAGCGACATGTCAACAACATTCAAAGAAAACAAGAATTCAGCAAACTATGGAGGAAGGTCAGACTGGTGTAGTTGATCATGAGACAACGATGGCATCTAAAGAAGGGAATAAGCCAGTTGATTTATTAAACAACAATCAGTTATTTATCGACAATATTTCTGAAG ATGATATGTTGGTCTTGGATGTATTGTGTAGCCTGATGAATGCACCCTCTAAAATGCCAAAACTAGAGATTAATATTCCTTCAG GTTCGGTTGGAAAAACTGACTCTACGCTAtctcagagaagggaggaaggccACCCTACCATTGATTTATCTAAACAAGGGAAGCCAGTTGGTAAATCCAGTGCTTCCAAGACTAGGAAGAAAAAATATAAGATATTAGACGCAGAG GTGCCTGCTGTAGCACAAAACGTTTGTGGTAATAGTTTAGCCCTGCCGGAAACACTGAGGGTTGTTATCACTGATGATTCTTCCTTGTGTACTGACTCTGGAAGAGTGGGGATACCGGAAGCATCTGAAGATATTCCTGCTGAAGTTCCCAGTGCACAAACAGAAACCAAGCCTGAAGTGAGAATGTCTGGAAGGACCAGACGGAAATCTCAAATGCATTGCAAAACAAAGCATATGTCATGCAATGAAGGTTCAGATAATTTACAG GCAAAAAAATTGCTGCACTGTTTGTCATCCGAACCACTTCGTAGATGGTGCACATATGAGTGGTTCTACAGCGCAGTTGATTATCCATGGTTTTCAAGTAATGAGTTTGTGCACTACTTAGATCATGCAAAATTGAGTCATCTTTCAAGGTTGACTATACCAGAATGGGGTACAATTCGAAG CTCCCTTGGTATTCCACGTCGATTTTCAAATTATTTTCTGGCCGTGGAAAAAGAAAATCTTGAGGATTATCGGGAGAAAGTTAGAAAAATCTATGCTCAACTCAGTGATGGTTCAAGGGATTTTCTACCTGCAGACCTAGCTAGACCATTTTCAATTGGTCAGCAAGTTATTGTTCGTCATCCAAATTCTAGGGAACTTTGTGATGGCAAAGTGGTGATGATGGGTCCGGATTGTTACAAGGTTCATTTTGATGATCCTGACATTGGTGTTGATATTGTAAAG GACACTGATTGTATGCCAGTCAACTGGCTGTATAACCGTCCTGACAACATGAGGAGCTGCCTTTCAAATGATGCGTACAGCATACTGGAGATGGATCACATTCCTGACCTTACAGCAAGTGAGAATGAGGATCATGCTGTAAACGGATCTACTGTACTTGAGGGGCTCAAAAGTCTGCGCTTAACATCAGATAGACAACCTAAG GCAGAATCTATTGTAAACAGTGAAAGACCACCATATAGGAGTACATCTGACAGCCCTGCAAAATCTAGAGATTGCCCAGACAATAATAGTGCTGGCCACTACGATGAGCTAGAGTCATATATAGCCGCATTTGCAGAAAGATCACTATCACAAGCCAGGCAGATGGTTGACAAAGCCATGCAG GCGAACCCTGGAGGTAATGAGGATGAAAAGGTATGCACGTCAAATCAAGTGGCAGGTTGTGCAGGCCCAGGTTTTGAACCTGCCCGTGGCGCCCAACTTCCTTCTGACCTGATATCGAACGGCATCGCCACGGTTCTTTCAATCAAG AGCCTTAGCGACTCGCGACATCCGTTTGCTAACGTAGCAGGCGTCTTGGATCACGCTTGCTCCATGCTGCGTCCAAGCTGTCCGCAGAACCTCGCTTTGTACGATCAAATAAAGAGAGACATCGGTATCATAAAGACCCAGATATTTGCACTTATGCCAACAGCATTGGGCAATTGCAGCCCTCCTGTCCCGCCCATGTAA
- the LOC103634898 gene encoding protein ALWAYS EARLY 2 isoform X1, whose amino-acid sequence MGPSKGSRTINKIIVKGSEYQQQHDDPSSSSKAKQKRRKLSDFDPKWSKDELTNFYEAYRQYGMDWRKISIAIGTKSSDMVQSLFTLHRTFLSLPEHQATAMGFIALVTGHHNASEKTTTHRGYDHVVRASGKARKHGEKPKSIDGPDLPNCQEAKISGFSDLFQSRYYGVSSELVRYIRNHAVRRRTPRIPAIVSADRSTIDEATPGIENVISSTKRKYEAANNDSAIVPTNKYSPDRVSGFAEAHKAGQDHCLLETIGTGHVATCQQHSKKTRIQQTMEEGQTGVVDHETTMASKEGNKPVDLLNNNQLFIDNISEDDMLVLDVLCSLMNAPSKMPKLEINIPSGSVGKTDSTLSQRREEGHPTIDLSKQGKPVGKSSASKTRKKKYKILDAEVPAVAQNVCGNSLALPETLRVVITDDSSLCTDSGRVGIPEASEDIPAEVPSAQTETKPEVRMSGRTRRKSQMHCKTKHMSCNEGSDNLQAKKLLHCLSSEPLRRWCTYEWFYSAVDYPWFSSNEFVHYLDHAKLSHLSRLTIPEWGTIRSSLGIPRRFSNYFLAVEKENLEDYREKVRKIYAQLSDGSRDFLPADLARPFSIGQQVIVRHPNSRELCDGKVVMMGPDCYKVHFDDPDIGVDIVKDTDCMPVNWLYNRPDNMRSCLSNDAYSILEMDHIPDLTASENEDHAVNGSTVLEGLKSLRLTSDRQPKAESIVNSERPPYRSTSDSPAKSRDCPDNNSAGHYDELESYIAAFAERSLSQARQMVDKAMQANPGGNEDEKVCTSNQVAGCAGPGFEPARGAQLPSDLISNGIATVLSIKSLSDSRHPFANVAGVLDHACSMLRPSCPQNLALYDQIKRDIGIIKTQIFALMPTALGNCSPPVPPM is encoded by the exons ATGGGCCCATCAAAGGGTTCTCGAACTATTAACAAGATCATAGTAAAAGGATCTGAATATCAACAGCAGCATGATGATCCATCTAGTTCAAGCAAAGCTAAACAGAAA AGGAGGAAACTCTCAGACTTTGATCCCAAATGGAGCAAGGATGAACTTACAAATTTTTATGAAGCCTACCGTCAATATGGGATGGACTGGAGAAAG ATCAGCATAGCGATAGGCACTAAGTCATCGGACATGGTGCAGTCTCTTTTCACTTTACATCGG ACTTTCTTATCTCTTCCAGAACATCAAGCCACTGCCATGGGATTTATTGCGCTGGTGACTGGTCATCACAATGCTTCG GAGAAAACCACGACTCATAGAGGATATGATCACGTAGTCAGAGCATCTGGAAAGGCAAGGAAACATGGTGAAAAACCGAAATCAATTGATGGACCTGACCTGCCCAACTGTCAAGAAGCGAAAATTTCTGGATTTTCAGATTTATTCCAGAGTCGATACTATGGCG TTTCTTCAGAATTGGTCAGGTACATCCGAAATCATGCTGTTCGGAGGCGTACTCCTCGTATACCAGCTATAGTTTCTGCAGACAGGAGTACCATTGATGAGGCCACACCAGGAATTGAAAATGTCATCAGTTCTACCAAGAGAAAATATGAAGCAGCCAATAACGACTCTGCTATTGTCCCAACAAATAAGTACTCTCCTGACAGAGTTTCTGGCTTCGCTGAAGCACACAAGGCTGGTCAAGATCATTGTTTGTTGGAGACCATAGGAACTGGGCATGTAGCGACATGTCAACAACATTCAAAGAAAACAAGAATTCAGCAAACTATGGAGGAAGGTCAGACTGGTGTAGTTGATCATGAGACAACGATGGCATCTAAAGAAGGGAATAAGCCAGTTGATTTATTAAACAACAATCAGTTATTTATCGACAATATTTCTGAAG ATGATATGTTGGTCTTGGATGTATTGTGTAGCCTGATGAATGCACCCTCTAAAATGCCAAAACTAGAGATTAATATTCCTTCAG GTTCGGTTGGAAAAACTGACTCTACGCTAtctcagagaagggaggaaggccACCCTACCATTGATTTATCTAAACAAGGGAAGCCAGTTGGTAAATCCAGTGCTTCCAAGACTAGGAAGAAAAAATATAAGATATTAGACGCAGAG GTGCCTGCTGTAGCACAAAACGTTTGTGGTAATAGTTTAGCCCTGCCGGAAACACTGAGGGTTGTTATCACTGATGATTCTTCCTTGTGTACTGACTCTGGAAGAGTGGGGATACCGGAAGCATCTGAAGATATTCCTGCTGAAGTTCCCAGTGCACAAACAGAAACCAAGCCTGAAGTGAGAATGTCTGGAAGGACCAGACGGAAATCTCAAATGCATTGCAAAACAAAGCATATGTCATGCAATGAAGGTTCAGATAATTTACAG GCAAAAAAATTGCTGCACTGTTTGTCATCCGAACCACTTCGTAGATGGTGCACATATGAGTGGTTCTACAGCGCAGTTGATTATCCATGGTTTTCAAGTAATGAGTTTGTGCACTACTTAGATCATGCAAAATTGAGTCATCTTTCAAGGTTGACTATACCAGAATGGGGTACAATTCGAAG CTCCCTTGGTATTCCACGTCGATTTTCAAATTATTTTCTGGCCGTGGAAAAAGAAAATCTTGAGGATTATCGGGAGAAAGTTAGAAAAATCTATGCTCAACTCAGTGATGGTTCAAGGGATTTTCTACCTGCAGACCTAGCTAGACCATTTTCAATTGGTCAGCAAGTTATTGTTCGTCATCCAAATTCTAGGGAACTTTGTGATGGCAAAGTGGTGATGATGGGTCCGGATTGTTACAAGGTTCATTTTGATGATCCTGACATTGGTGTTGATATTGTAAAG GACACTGATTGTATGCCAGTCAACTGGCTGTATAACCGTCCTGACAACATGAGGAGCTGCCTTTCAAATGATGCGTACAGCATACTGGAGATGGATCACATTCCTGACCTTACAGCAAGTGAGAATGAGGATCATGCTGTAAACGGATCTACTGTACTTGAGGGGCTCAAAAGTCTGCGCTTAACATCAGATAGACAACCTAAG GCAGAATCTATTGTAAACAGTGAAAGACCACCATATAGGAGTACATCTGACAGCCCTGCAAAATCTAGAGATTGCCCAGACAATAATAGTGCTGGCCACTACGATGAGCTAGAGTCATATATAGCCGCATTTGCAGAAAGATCACTATCACAAGCCAGGCAGATGGTTGACAAAGCCATGCAG GCGAACCCTGGAGGTAATGAGGATGAAAAGGTATGCACGTCAAATCAAGTGGCAGGTTGTGCAGGCCCAGGTTTTGAACCTGCCCGTGGCGCCCAACTTCCTTCTGACCTGATATCGAACGGCATCGCCACGGTTCTTTCAATCAAG AGCCTTAGCGACTCGCGACATCCGTTTGCTAACGTAGCAGGCGTCTTGGATCACGCTTGCTCCATGCTGCGTCCAAGCTGTCCGCAGAACCTCGCTTTGTACGATCAAATAAAGAGAGACATCGGTATCATAAAGACCCAGATATTTGCACTTATGCCAACAGCATTGGGCAATTGCAGCCCTCCTGTCCCGCCCATGTAA